One segment of Anatilimnocola aggregata DNA contains the following:
- a CDS encoding DUF1501 domain-containing protein: MANVKQLEIIARRQFVQSLAAMSTAALMAGEPRRLFAAEEKMVQPKATADSCILLWMGGGMAAPDTFDPKKYVPFEVGVPVKEIESTFPAIDTVVDNIKITAGLENIAKVMDRGTLIRSHVLPDLGHILHSRHQYHWHTGYVPPQTVACPHLGAWMAKVLGPKNPVIPAFINIGQRLEGVGEQEELKAFTTAGFFGSEFGPMNLPYPEDAAQSVRPPKGMQSDRFESRNQLMKKLIDQSPRREFISDYQQQSMLRSLENAHRLLSAKERAAFDISLEPKESYEKYDTGRFGRGCLLARRLVEAGARFIEVTTEYVPFLNWDTHANGHTTLQAMKKQIDGPIAQLILDLESRGLLDRTLVILASEFSRDMLMEGVPGSNAGDQATEKVDVMKELKHYGQHRHFTGGSCVMLWGGGIKKGQLYGESAPQRPFLATKNPVSVMDLHATIFSAMGISPATAFDVENRPFYATEDGKGKAVKELFVG, encoded by the coding sequence ATGGCAAACGTGAAGCAACTTGAGATTATCGCGCGTCGTCAATTCGTGCAGAGCCTCGCTGCCATGTCGACCGCGGCACTGATGGCGGGCGAACCGCGCCGACTGTTCGCGGCCGAAGAGAAGATGGTGCAGCCCAAGGCAACGGCCGACTCCTGCATTCTGCTGTGGATGGGTGGCGGCATGGCTGCACCCGATACCTTCGATCCCAAAAAGTACGTGCCGTTTGAAGTCGGCGTGCCGGTGAAGGAGATCGAAAGCACTTTTCCGGCCATCGACACCGTCGTCGACAACATCAAGATCACTGCCGGGCTGGAAAACATTGCGAAGGTGATGGACCGCGGCACGCTCATTCGCTCGCACGTCCTCCCCGATCTCGGTCACATTCTTCACTCGCGCCATCAATATCACTGGCACACCGGCTATGTGCCGCCACAGACCGTCGCCTGCCCACACCTGGGCGCGTGGATGGCAAAGGTTCTCGGTCCGAAGAATCCGGTCATTCCCGCGTTCATCAATATCGGCCAACGACTCGAAGGTGTCGGCGAACAGGAAGAACTAAAGGCCTTCACCACCGCTGGTTTCTTTGGCAGTGAGTTCGGCCCGATGAACTTGCCCTATCCGGAAGATGCCGCGCAGTCGGTTCGTCCGCCCAAGGGGATGCAGTCAGATCGTTTTGAGAGTCGCAATCAGCTGATGAAAAAGCTGATCGATCAATCGCCACGGCGCGAGTTCATTTCCGACTATCAGCAGCAATCAATGCTCCGCTCACTCGAAAATGCACATCGCCTGCTGAGTGCGAAGGAACGGGCCGCGTTCGATATCTCGCTCGAACCAAAAGAGAGTTACGAGAAGTATGACACGGGTCGCTTTGGCCGCGGCTGTCTGCTCGCGAGGCGCTTGGTCGAAGCGGGTGCTCGCTTCATCGAAGTGACGACCGAGTACGTGCCGTTTCTCAATTGGGATACGCACGCCAACGGCCACACGACGCTGCAAGCGATGAAGAAGCAGATCGACGGACCCATCGCGCAGCTGATTCTCGATTTGGAATCGCGCGGGCTGCTTGATCGCACGCTGGTGATTTTGGCCAGTGAGTTCAGCCGCGACATGCTGATGGAAGGCGTGCCGGGCTCGAATGCCGGCGATCAAGCGACCGAGAAAGTCGACGTGATGAAAGAACTAAAGCACTATGGTCAGCATCGCCACTTCACTGGCGGCTCTTGCGTGATGCTTTGGGGTGGCGGCATCAAGAAGGGCCAACTCTACGGCGAAAGTGCGCCGCAGCGTCCCTTTCTCGCCACCAAAAATCCTGTCAGCGTGATGGACCTGCACGCGACCATTTTCAGCGCCATGGGCATCAGTCCGGCCACCGCCTTCGACGTCGAAAATCGTCCCTTCTATGCCACCGAAGATGGCAAAGGGAAAGCGGTGAAAGAGCTATTCGTGGGATAG
- a CDS encoding DEAD/DEAH box helicase: MDAMPSADHSLSLTTSDLSLPVDTFALGWQAALTRAPKIDTELVDFSGQQLKVIALKIPRTLPRVYSFTFPECPSFFQPPLAKEAKPAKAEATTAETVEEATTTEETGESNGEAKKLTRIKPPGDIVKLEDRLYYVLQPPLESLVKNGSLTFPFEPFPYQFQGIAFMYPRYTAVLADEMGLGKTMQAITTIRMLVRAGEIRNCLLVCPKPLVTNWRREFQTWAPEIPINIVEGDSNKRRWQWTEATAPVTIANYELLMRDRDVLDSGLHFDLVVLDEAQRIKNVGATTSEIVRSISRTRSWALTGTPIENRPDDLVGIFEFLSPGYLQTGLPAKKLAELVRDHIIRRTKDMVLTDMPPKMFRDADIDLTPEQWATYKMAEDEGVINLNAMGDQITVQNIFELVLRLKQICNFDPLTGASAKLERLEADMEEVAASGKKAIVFSQWTKTIDQMKPALARFNPLEYHGKIPSAKRDPILKEFKENKDRHMIIMSYGAGSVGLNLQFCEYVFLFDRWWNPAIEDQAINRAHRIGAKGAVTVTRMLAMNTIEERINEVLAHKRELFAAVIDQTGGASSAGLNQSDIFGLFKLRTPKGPIKAAA, encoded by the coding sequence ATGGATGCGATGCCCTCTGCCGATCACAGCCTCTCGCTGACTACCAGCGATCTGTCGCTCCCTGTCGATACCTTCGCCCTTGGTTGGCAGGCAGCCCTCACTCGCGCACCCAAAATCGATACGGAACTTGTCGATTTCTCCGGCCAGCAATTGAAGGTCATCGCGCTGAAGATTCCCCGTACCCTGCCGCGAGTCTATAGCTTCACGTTTCCTGAGTGCCCGTCGTTCTTTCAGCCACCCCTGGCAAAAGAGGCGAAGCCCGCCAAGGCAGAAGCAACAACAGCTGAGACAGTAGAAGAAGCGACCACCACCGAAGAGACTGGAGAGTCGAACGGCGAAGCGAAAAAGTTGACGCGCATCAAGCCGCCGGGTGACATCGTCAAGCTGGAAGACCGCTTGTACTACGTGCTGCAGCCGCCGCTCGAATCGCTGGTGAAGAACGGTTCGCTGACATTCCCTTTCGAGCCTTTCCCTTATCAGTTTCAAGGGATTGCGTTTATGTACCCGCGCTATACCGCGGTCCTGGCCGACGAAATGGGGCTCGGTAAGACGATGCAGGCGATCACGACGATTCGCATGCTCGTGCGCGCCGGCGAAATCCGCAACTGCTTGCTCGTTTGCCCAAAGCCCCTCGTCACCAACTGGCGGCGCGAGTTTCAAACGTGGGCACCGGAAATTCCCATCAACATTGTCGAAGGCGATTCGAACAAACGGCGCTGGCAATGGACCGAAGCAACCGCGCCAGTGACGATCGCTAACTATGAACTGCTGATGCGCGACCGCGATGTCCTCGACTCTGGTCTGCATTTCGACCTGGTTGTGCTCGACGAAGCGCAGCGCATCAAGAACGTCGGTGCCACAACCAGCGAAATCGTCCGTTCCATCAGTCGCACCCGCAGCTGGGCACTCACGGGTACGCCCATCGAGAACCGGCCCGATGATCTGGTGGGCATTTTCGAGTTCCTCTCGCCCGGCTATCTGCAAACCGGACTCCCGGCGAAGAAACTGGCCGAGCTCGTGCGCGACCACATCATTCGCCGCACGAAGGATATGGTGCTCACCGACATGCCGCCGAAGATGTTCCGCGATGCGGACATTGACCTTACGCCCGAGCAGTGGGCCACCTACAAAATGGCTGAGGACGAAGGGGTGATCAATCTCAATGCGATGGGCGATCAGATCACCGTCCAGAATATTTTCGAACTCGTGCTGCGGCTCAAGCAGATCTGCAACTTCGATCCTCTGACTGGTGCCAGCGCCAAGCTAGAACGACTCGAAGCAGACATGGAAGAAGTTGCGGCCAGCGGCAAAAAGGCGATTGTCTTCAGCCAGTGGACGAAGACCATTGATCAGATGAAACCGGCGCTCGCGCGGTTCAATCCGCTGGAGTATCACGGCAAGATCCCGTCTGCCAAACGCGACCCGATCTTGAAGGAGTTCAAAGAAAACAAAGACCGGCACATGATCATTATGAGCTATGGCGCCGGTAGTGTGGGGTTGAATTTGCAGTTCTGCGAGTACGTGTTCTTGTTCGATCGTTGGTGGAACCCGGCCATTGAGGACCAGGCGATCAACCGCGCTCATCGGATTGGCGCGAAGGGTGCCGTAACAGTTACTCGCATGTTGGCAATGAATACGATCGAAGAGCGGATTAACGAAGTGCTCGCCCATAAACGAGAACTTTTCGCTGCGGTAATCGATCAAACGGGCGGCGCTTCCAGCGCTGGCCTCAATCAGTCCGATATCTTCGGCCTCTTCAAACTGCGCACGCCCAAAGGACCGATCAAAGCGGCCGCGTGA
- a CDS encoding phenylacetate--CoA ligase family protein, producing MLRTTASDRWHRQQLSRDSLRAWQLERLNKLLVDVISHNRFYLDKLGKLVHPLTSLDQLSEMPFTYKDELVTAPAQGEFAANLTYPLERYVRYHHTSGTRGRPMPVLDTADDWQWWIETWQYVLDAAEVRTEDRAALAFSFGPFIGFWSAYDAAVARGLMVIPTGGMNSRSRLEMIRSTQATVLFCTPSYALHLAEVAHENQIDPRALHVRKVIVAGEPGGSVPATRERIEQAWNATLIDHAGASEVGPWGFSRDDRGLHIVESEFIAEFFSVATGEPATDGELSELVLTSLGRRGSPLIRYRTGDLVRPQFNASGDCRFVLLEGGVLGRADNMLVVRGVNVFPSSIEHILRGFPEVVEFRVTATKAGAMDALAVEVEDRLAQPERIAREMQLRLGLKIDVQLVALGTLPRFEGKGQRFIDRRSKPAPVTAG from the coding sequence ATGCTTCGTACTACTGCTTCAGATCGTTGGCATCGTCAACAGTTGTCGCGCGATAGCCTGCGCGCGTGGCAACTCGAACGGCTGAACAAGCTGCTGGTCGATGTTATTTCGCACAATCGCTTTTATCTCGACAAACTCGGCAAGCTGGTCCACCCGCTTACGTCGCTCGACCAACTAAGCGAAATGCCGTTCACCTATAAAGATGAATTGGTCACCGCGCCAGCCCAGGGCGAGTTTGCGGCGAATCTGACCTATCCGCTCGAACGTTATGTGCGCTATCACCATACGTCGGGGACGCGCGGGCGTCCGATGCCCGTGCTCGATACGGCCGACGATTGGCAGTGGTGGATCGAAACGTGGCAGTACGTGCTCGATGCGGCCGAAGTGCGCACGGAAGATCGGGCCGCGCTCGCATTTTCGTTTGGCCCGTTTATCGGCTTTTGGAGCGCCTACGACGCCGCTGTCGCTCGCGGACTAATGGTCATTCCCACCGGCGGCATGAACAGTCGCAGTCGGTTGGAAATGATTCGCAGCACTCAGGCGACAGTGCTGTTCTGCACACCGAGTTACGCCTTACATCTGGCCGAAGTGGCCCACGAAAATCAGATCGATCCGCGGGCGCTGCACGTTCGCAAAGTCATCGTCGCGGGCGAACCGGGCGGTTCGGTGCCGGCCACGCGAGAGCGGATCGAACAAGCCTGGAACGCAACACTCATCGATCATGCCGGAGCATCGGAAGTCGGACCTTGGGGTTTCAGTCGGGATGATCGCGGCCTGCACATCGTCGAAAGTGAATTCATCGCGGAGTTTTTCTCGGTTGCCACGGGTGAGCCGGCTACCGATGGCGAATTGTCGGAACTGGTGCTCACTTCGCTGGGTCGCCGCGGCAGCCCGCTGATTCGCTATCGCACGGGCGACCTGGTGCGACCGCAGTTCAACGCCAGCGGCGATTGTCGCTTCGTGCTGCTCGAAGGGGGAGTCCTCGGCCGGGCCGATAACATGCTGGTTGTCCGCGGCGTGAACGTGTTTCCTAGTTCCATCGAACACATCCTGCGCGGCTTTCCCGAAGTGGTCGAGTTTCGCGTAACAGCGACCAAAGCAGGGGCGATGGATGCGCTGGCGGTCGAAGTCGAAGATCGTCTGGCCCAACCCGAACGGATCGCGCGCGAAATGCAGCTGCGACTTGGCCTGAAAATCGACGTGCAACTTGTCGCACTCGGCACGTTGCCCCGCTTCGAAGGGAAGGGGCAACGGTTCATCGATCGGCGGTCCAAGCCAGCCCCGGTAACCGCAGGCTGA
- the yidC gene encoding membrane protein insertase YidC — translation MDKRFVTFLVLAFLIWTTFLVGRAVFLKPQPPVAANPAEKLDPAAVQPGDDPAGKAADPNPEKTPADPAAVDPAQPNPAQPNDEPQVGAADGTPTVARASVTIGSLDPTSPYTMLVTLDNRGAAVERVELNDPRFRDIEDQSGYLGHLGFALVGRDTKDATVQTVGPGTPASLAKPVDGTRPIGLQVGDVIREVNGAPIERGEELESWLRRNSKPGQSIEVTVDRTTAGKTESLKYTILLTRRPLEMIRPETRVTADKRTVTDPLSMLLTLETLQGVQIKAGEEEIRGLSALRNGNWEMSDQSESGVTFSMTLTEQTLQGIGRKEAGSLKITKRYSLPKAGKEEKIPGKAKIYHLDMVVGVENTGDKPLGLAYRLDGPNGIPLEGWWYSTKLHRDMFRGAGARDVLYQTGDLPHHLVGTPMIFDHAKKALKDHTTIEYLLQDNSKDAEPLTFLGVDAQFFAAMVMPVGDKDHPAPKFSRASAIPMHDVTQLTKTRIRTTNTSVRMVTPRESLDAGKSLEHRYQIFLGPKDPDILRPYGLEEIVEFGWWYAAYPAMLLRNILTFLYSVTGNYGIAIILLTVLVRTCMLPFSIRQSIAAKRMQEISQLLKPELTAVKEKYKDDPLKQHQATQELMKKAGMPNPFAGCLLVFFQLPVFVGLYRCLSVDIHLRDASLFPGLAWASNLAGPDKLYYWRDYVPAFIGDEADGWLGPFFNVLPLVTIALFIVQQKLFTPPPTDEQQEVQQQTMMIMSLMMGVFFYKVPAGLCLYFITSSLWSVAERTLLPKSKPIDPSVISEKKLVTESSNGSSARAARKQKKR, via the coding sequence GTGGATAAGCGTTTCGTTACGTTTCTTGTGCTGGCTTTCTTGATCTGGACGACCTTTTTGGTTGGTCGTGCGGTCTTCCTGAAGCCTCAGCCCCCCGTCGCAGCCAATCCGGCCGAAAAGCTGGATCCCGCTGCCGTTCAGCCCGGCGACGACCCTGCTGGCAAGGCTGCGGACCCAAATCCGGAAAAAACTCCAGCCGATCCGGCGGCAGTCGATCCCGCCCAACCGAACCCCGCCCAGCCAAACGATGAGCCCCAGGTTGGTGCTGCCGATGGCACACCGACTGTTGCCCGGGCGTCGGTCACTATCGGCTCGCTCGATCCGACCAGTCCCTACACCATGCTGGTCACACTTGATAATCGGGGTGCTGCGGTCGAGCGGGTGGAACTCAACGACCCGAGATTTCGCGATATCGAGGATCAATCAGGTTACCTGGGGCATCTCGGTTTCGCCCTGGTCGGGCGCGACACCAAGGATGCCACCGTGCAGACCGTTGGACCCGGCACGCCAGCTTCGCTGGCCAAGCCTGTTGATGGGACTCGCCCGATTGGCCTGCAGGTGGGCGATGTCATCCGCGAGGTCAACGGCGCACCCATCGAACGCGGCGAAGAACTCGAGTCGTGGCTGCGCAGGAACAGCAAGCCTGGGCAGTCGATCGAAGTGACCGTCGACCGCACCACCGCGGGCAAGACCGAATCGCTGAAGTACACGATTCTGTTGACTCGTCGGCCGCTGGAAATGATTCGCCCCGAAACTCGCGTCACGGCCGATAAGCGGACGGTCACCGATCCGCTGTCCATGCTCCTTACGCTCGAAACATTGCAAGGCGTGCAGATTAAGGCAGGCGAAGAAGAGATTCGCGGCTTGTCGGCGCTGCGCAACGGCAATTGGGAAATGAGCGATCAATCGGAAAGTGGCGTCACGTTCAGCATGACCCTGACCGAACAAACGCTGCAAGGAATTGGCCGCAAAGAAGCTGGCTCGCTCAAGATCACCAAGCGGTACTCGCTTCCTAAGGCTGGCAAAGAGGAAAAGATTCCCGGCAAGGCCAAGATCTATCATTTGGATATGGTCGTAGGTGTCGAGAACACCGGCGATAAGCCGCTGGGCCTGGCATATCGACTCGACGGCCCGAACGGTATTCCGCTCGAAGGCTGGTGGTACAGCACCAAGTTGCATCGCGATATGTTCCGCGGAGCAGGTGCTCGCGACGTGTTGTATCAGACAGGCGATCTGCCCCACCATCTCGTCGGCACGCCCATGATCTTCGATCATGCGAAGAAGGCCCTTAAAGATCACACCACGATCGAATACCTGCTGCAAGACAACAGCAAGGATGCCGAACCACTCACTTTCCTTGGTGTCGATGCGCAGTTCTTCGCCGCGATGGTGATGCCTGTGGGAGACAAGGATCATCCCGCCCCGAAGTTCTCGCGCGCGAGTGCCATTCCGATGCACGACGTGACTCAGCTGACCAAGACGCGCATCCGCACCACGAACACAAGTGTGCGCATGGTCACGCCGCGGGAAAGTCTCGATGCTGGCAAATCGCTCGAACATCGCTACCAGATATTTCTCGGGCCGAAAGATCCCGATATCCTCAGGCCTTATGGATTGGAAGAGATCGTTGAATTCGGCTGGTGGTACGCGGCCTATCCCGCGATGCTCCTGCGGAACATCTTGACCTTTCTGTACTCGGTTACCGGTAACTACGGCATCGCGATCATTTTGCTGACAGTACTGGTGCGAACCTGCATGTTACCGTTCAGCATTCGGCAATCGATCGCCGCGAAGCGGATGCAAGAGATTTCGCAGCTCTTAAAGCCGGAATTGACCGCAGTTAAGGAGAAGTACAAAGACGATCCACTCAAGCAGCACCAGGCCACGCAAGAGTTGATGAAGAAGGCCGGCATGCCCAACCCGTTTGCCGGCTGCTTATTGGTCTTTTTTCAGCTGCCGGTGTTTGTGGGGCTTTATCGCTGCCTCAGTGTCGACATCCACCTGCGCGATGCGTCCCTCTTCCCCGGGCTCGCTTGGGCATCGAATTTGGCCGGTCCCGATAAACTGTATTATTGGCGAGATTACGTGCCGGCTTTCATTGGCGACGAAGCCGACGGCTGGCTGGGACCATTCTTCAACGTGTTGCCGCTGGTAACGATTGCCCTGTTCATCGTTCAGCAGAAACTGTTCACGCCGCCGCCGACCGACGAACAGCAAGAAGTGCAGCAGCAGACCATGATGATCATGAGCCTCATGATGGGCGTGTTCTTCTATAAAGTTCCCGCCGGTCTCTGCTTGTACTTCATCACGTCGAGCTTGTGGAGCGTGGCAGAACGAACCTTGCTGCCGAAATCGAAGCCCATCGATCCGAGCGTAATCTCCGAAAAGAAGCTCGTGACGGAGTCGTCCAACGGTAGCAGTGCCCGCGCGGCTCGCAAGCAGAAGAAGCGGTAA
- a CDS encoding tRNA modification GTPase, translating into MSLEMDDTIVAIASATGGSYEGIIRLSGPATEKLLQQTLRSAPTNRKKASATIQCLLLVRGSDGVERSLPAIVYLWRTSRSYTRQPLAEIYLPGSPPLLDLAISALCAAGARLARPGEFTLRAFLAGRLDLTQAEAVLGVIEARDAAELQTALAQLAGGLSHRLAEVRNQLLDLLAHLEAGLDFVDEDIEFITRADLQTQVAAAATAVRAVAEQLQSRAETSSTAPRVVLLGEPNAGKSSLLNALANEQAAIVSPMAGTTRDYLARLLVVSGKQFQLIDTAGIETASNADQIGSDAQDHRQQQQAQADLEVVCIDSTQPVSLAVTKQLARSTQQRIVVLTKCDLDDGRHPNRFSLPSPALRTSATTGAGLNELRTAIVAALDLAPSESLAVPATAIRCSASLQAAAASLAAASDLANSGASEEWIAAELRLSLDELGQVVGAIYTDDILDRVFSRFCIGK; encoded by the coding sequence ATGTCGCTGGAGATGGACGATACGATTGTCGCCATCGCTTCCGCAACGGGGGGAAGTTACGAAGGGATCATTCGCCTGAGTGGTCCCGCGACCGAGAAGCTGCTGCAACAAACGTTGCGGTCGGCACCAACCAACCGAAAGAAAGCATCGGCAACGATCCAGTGCCTGTTGCTCGTGCGCGGTAGCGATGGTGTCGAACGCAGCTTACCGGCGATCGTTTACCTCTGGCGAACTTCACGCAGCTACACGCGGCAGCCCCTGGCCGAAATCTACCTGCCGGGCTCGCCTCCGCTGCTCGACTTGGCCATAAGTGCGTTGTGTGCCGCTGGCGCAAGACTGGCGCGCCCTGGCGAATTTACGCTCCGCGCGTTTCTTGCCGGCCGGCTCGATTTAACGCAGGCTGAAGCGGTCCTGGGTGTGATCGAAGCCCGTGATGCTGCGGAACTGCAAACGGCGCTCGCGCAACTCGCGGGCGGCCTATCGCACCGGCTCGCCGAAGTTCGCAATCAACTGCTCGATTTGCTCGCGCACTTAGAAGCTGGGCTCGACTTCGTGGATGAAGACATTGAATTCATTACCCGCGCGGATCTGCAAACCCAGGTGGCTGCAGCAGCGACTGCCGTGCGCGCTGTGGCGGAGCAGTTGCAGTCGCGCGCCGAAACGAGCTCCACTGCGCCGCGAGTGGTCTTGCTTGGAGAACCGAATGCGGGGAAGAGTAGCCTGCTCAATGCCTTGGCCAATGAGCAAGCTGCCATTGTTTCACCGATGGCGGGTACGACACGAGATTATCTCGCGCGACTTCTCGTCGTCAGCGGCAAACAGTTTCAACTGATTGATACCGCGGGTATCGAGACGGCTTCGAATGCCGACCAAATTGGCAGCGACGCCCAGGACCATCGGCAGCAGCAGCAGGCACAGGCCGACTTGGAAGTTGTCTGCATCGATAGTACTCAGCCCGTATCGCTCGCCGTCACCAAGCAACTGGCACGCTCCACGCAACAGCGGATCGTCGTGCTGACGAAGTGCGACCTCGATGATGGTCGACACCCAAACAGGTTCTCGCTCCCCTCCCCTGCCCTGCGAACCAGTGCCACGACTGGGGCAGGTTTGAACGAACTACGCACGGCAATCGTGGCCGCACTCGATCTGGCGCCAAGCGAAAGTCTTGCCGTCCCAGCTACTGCCATCCGCTGCAGTGCTAGTCTGCAAGCCGCGGCTGCATCACTGGCAGCAGCATCAGACCTCGCCAATAGCGGCGCGAGTGAAGAATGGATCGCGGCCGAGCTGCGCTTGTCACTTGATGAACTTGGTCAGGTCGTCGGTGCGATTTATACCGACGACATTCTCGACCGCGTCTTCAGCCGCTTTTGCATCGGCAAATAG
- a CDS encoding alpha/beta hydrolase — MLQLQMPCWISVWLALWTAAATQVVAQAPPRLPTEIEVVRDIEFGQGGGRALKLHLVRPKELPTEPMPAIVYIHGGGWTGGNRDGGLGHASQWARRGILGASIEYRLSGEAKFPAQIEDCKCAIRFLRAKAKEYHLDPDRIAVCGHSAGGHLSALVGTSAHLPELEGKGGWPEFSSKVRAVCAISGPADFPTWGNEAHPAVRGLLGGLVTEKPELAALASPVTHVQKSTPPFLIIHGDKDDIVPVSQGRAMHAALEKVGADSTLLVVEGGNHHPYSPETGKAMNEFFEKHLRSKAEKK; from the coding sequence ATGTTGCAATTGCAAATGCCATGTTGGATATCAGTTTGGCTCGCACTCTGGACGGCGGCGGCCACACAGGTCGTAGCGCAAGCGCCACCTCGTTTGCCTACCGAAATTGAAGTCGTTCGCGATATCGAATTCGGCCAAGGTGGCGGACGAGCGCTGAAGTTGCATCTGGTTCGGCCGAAGGAATTGCCCACCGAACCGATGCCGGCCATCGTCTATATCCACGGCGGCGGCTGGACGGGCGGCAATCGTGACGGTGGTCTCGGCCATGCGTCGCAGTGGGCGCGGCGGGGGATTCTCGGGGCGTCGATCGAGTATCGGCTCTCGGGCGAGGCCAAGTTTCCGGCTCAGATTGAAGATTGCAAATGCGCGATTCGCTTCCTGCGTGCGAAGGCCAAGGAGTATCATCTCGACCCCGATCGAATCGCCGTCTGCGGGCATTCGGCGGGCGGGCACTTGAGCGCGCTTGTCGGCACCTCGGCCCATCTGCCGGAGTTGGAAGGGAAAGGAGGCTGGCCAGAGTTTTCCAGTAAGGTGCGGGCCGTTTGCGCCATCAGCGGACCAGCCGATTTTCCCACATGGGGCAACGAAGCACATCCGGCAGTCAGAGGATTGCTCGGTGGGTTGGTGACGGAGAAGCCGGAACTGGCCGCGCTAGCGAGTCCAGTCACGCACGTGCAGAAATCGACTCCGCCGTTTCTGATCATTCACGGTGACAAGGATGATATCGTGCCGGTCAGCCAAGGACGAGCAATGCACGCCGCGCTCGAAAAGGTAGGAGCCGATTCCACGCTGCTGGTTGTGGAGGGTGGCAATCATCATCCCTATTCACCGGAAACGGGTAAGGCGATGAACGAATTTTTCGAGAAACACCTGCGCTCGAAGGCAGAAAAGAAGTAA